In Mycolicibacterium lutetiense, the sequence GCATCAGGCCCTGAACCGTCCGCGGCGCCGTCGAGGCCACCGCGGCCGCCGCGGTCGTCTCACCGATCCCGGGCATCACGATCGGCTGCATCGGCATGATCGGCTCGAACAGCAGGTTGGCGGTGGTTTCGGCGTGATACGCCTCCATCGCACCGGCAGCCTGGTTCCACATCCGGACGAAGTAGTCCATCTCGTTCAACCCGATCGGCATGGTGTTGATGCCGAGGAAGTTGGTGGCGTTCAGGACTGCGTTCGTGACGTGGTTCTGCTCGATCTCCGGAATCGGCGGAGTAGTCGTCAGAGCGAGGGTGTACGAGCTCGCCTGGGCGCTTGCCTGCAACGCCCGCTTCTGCGCCTGCAGCACCATGGTCCGCAGCCACATGATCATCGGCATGGTTGACGAGACGGCGCGTTCACTTGCCGCGCCATTCCACACCGAGGTCAGGGCGCTCAGCGCCCCGGCCAGCTCGTCGGCCTGGGTCTCCAGCAGGATGGCCAGACCCTCCCAGCCCGCTGTCGCCTGCAGCATCGGGGCCGGGCCGGCACCCAACATCAAGCGCGCGGTGTTGACCTCTGGCGGCAATGCAAACCAGGTCGGCGGAACCGGTGGTGCCATGACCATTGCTGGACGAACCTATCTCTGACGAATTTGCCTGCGAGATGCTAAAGCGTGGTGGCCTGAGCTGCGTCGACCGCGTTGTAGATACCCGCGATCTCCTGGTACGCCGCGCCCGCCCGGGTGAGTTCCTCCTGGGCGAACGAATTCGCGGCAAGAGCCTCGACTCCCTCGCTGGCGAAGGCCATCGCAGCGATTACCGAGACCTCGTCAGCGCCGGCCGGAACCAGGGCGGTGACGGCCGCAGTAGCGGTGGTGCCGCCGGCCAGACCGCGGGCCGCGTTTGCGATCACCTGTGCCGCAACACCTTCGGCGCCCGGGTTGTGCATCATCGGTTGCATTTGCTTGCTCCCCTGTTTCGATTACAAATAACCAGGGACAAGCACCCAGAGGCGACGTGGCAGAAAGTTTGCCAAGTCGTCAAGGAATCTGTCCCCCGATTCCTTTGCTGACGGGCCGCCGCCAGCGTTGCTGAGTGCGTTGCCTAAATACTAACTGCCCTTTTGGGGTGCTGCGCACACTTATTCTTCCGGTGGATCGACATAGGCCGCCTGAATGACTTCCTTGCCCTCCGGCGCGACCATAAACGCCTGGCCAGGCGGCCTTTTCTTGACGATGATCTCGCGCGACGGGAAGTCGTTCTTCTCGCCCGAGAGGAACAAGGTCGGCGAACCGGCGCCATAGGCGGCGCCCACGAACTTATCCATCGTGGCCCGGTGCGCCAGGCTCATCTGGCACGTCACGATGACATGCAGGCCGATATCCGCGGCGGCAGGCAGTAGCGGCCCCAACGGTGCCATCGGCGACATCATGCCGGCCGCGGCCACGATCATGTGCCAGTCGTCGACCAGCAGGACGATGTCCGGACCGCTCCACCATGACCTGGCCCGCAACTGGGCGGTGGTCAGGTCGGGCGGCGGCAGCCGCTTCTTGAGGTTGGACGCCAGCGCCTTGATCGACTCCTCCAACGATGCGCTGTTGCGGTTGATCGCGCCGGCGGCCAGCAGATGCGAATCGGGCACCGCGTCGAGCAGGCCCGACCGGTAGTCGGCCAGCATGAACCGCACCTGATCGGGACTGTTGCGGGAGCAGATCGCCTTGGCCACCGCCTGCGCGATGGTGGTCTTACCCGACTTCGGAGCGCCGAAGATCAGCAGATGCGGCGTCATGTTCATCTGGTTGTACGCGACCGCGAGATCGGACTCACGCACCCCGAGCGGCACCTGCCAGCGGGTCCGGTAGTCGGCGTCGGGTCCCGGCGGGTTCGGGTCGAGCTGATGCAGGTAGACCTTCTCCGGCAGCACCCGGACCTGCGGTGCCTGGTCGGTGTACCGCGAGGCGACTTCCCGCACGCCCGCCGTGATCGCGTCGACGATGTTGGCGGAGCTGGGGACACCGTCCAGTCGAGGTACCCCGATCATCAGGTGATGCTTCTCGAGCGAAACGGCCCGCCCCGGCCGGTTGGCCGGGATGTCGCGGGTGATGCGGTCGATCTGGGTCTCATTCACATCGCCCAGCCGGAATTCGATCTTGGTGCCCAGGTAGTCACGCACACGTGACTTGAGCTCGGTCCAGCGCGGGGTGGAGATGATGACGTGCACGCCGTACGCCAGCCCCTGGCCGGCCAGGTCCTGCACGGCGGGCTCGAGGTCGGGGAAATCGGCCACGAACGCCGGCCAACCGTCGATCACCAGGAAGACGTCACCGAAGGGATCCTGCGCGGCCGGGTTGTTCGGATCCTGCCGCATCTCGCGGTAGGCCGAGACCGAGCCCACCCGGTACTGCTTGAACACCTGCTCACGGGCCCTGAGAACCGCTTTGACCTCAGCCACCACCCGGTTGACCCGGTCCGGCTCGGCACGGGTGGCCACGCCACCCACGTGCGGCAGGTCTTCCATGTACATCAGGCCACCGCCACCGAGGTCGATGCAGTAGAACTGCACCTCTCGCGGTGAATGGGTGGCCGCGGCCGACAACATCAGCGTCTGCAGGAAGGTCGACTTGCCGGTCTGCGGGGCACCGCCGATCGCGATGTTGCCGCCGGCCGCCGAGACATCGACGCCCCAGATGTCCTGCCGGTGCCGACGCGGCTCATCCATGATTCCCAGCGCGAAGCGCAGCGGATGACGCTGATGGTCGCGCTCGATCAACTCGTTGACCGGGGTCGGATCGGTCAGCGGCGGCAACCACATCTTGTAGGCGCGGATCTCACCGGTGCCCAACTGCCCGAGGACGACCTCGCGCAGGACCCTCGGTTCGGCATCTGTACTCATGAGCTCACCGCCGTATCAAAAATCGGTGTCGTCGTGAACTGATGAATCCGCACCCGGGCTTGACGCTGCGAGCGTGGCCTGGCCTCACCGTCGGCCGACTCCTCCACCTCGGGAACGTAGTTGGACCCGGTGTAGAGCGTGCTGAACTTCACCGGATCCTCCATACCCACCCGCAGGAAGCCCACACCACTCTCCTTGTTGGTGATGTACTGCGCCTCGGGCGTACCGATCACCGCCTTGGACTCCGAAGAGCTGGTGGTACGCAACGCAATTCGGTAAGTCAGGTTCGGCTCGAGCTTGTCGATCCGCACGCCGCCGGTGTTCAGCGACTGGGTGGCCAGCAGCAGGTGGACACGCAGTGATCGGCCCACGCGACAGATGCGGTCGAACAGCGCGATGAAGTCCGGGTGGTTCTGCAGCAACTCGGCGAACTCGTCGACCACCACGAACAACGTCGGCAACGGCGGAAGGTCCGCACCGCGCTCGCGGTGCTTCTCGTACTCGGCCACACCGGACAGCGCACCGGCGGCACCCACCTGCATACCGGCCTGACGCAGGATCTGCTGGCGCCGGTCGAGTTCACCGGTGAGCACCTCGCCCATCCGGCCGACCAGCTCGGCTTCCTCTTCCATGTTGGTGACGACGGCCGCGGTGTGCGGCAGTTTCTCCATGCCCAGGAAGGTCGAACCGCCCTTGAAGTCGGTGAGCAGCAAGTTGATCTGGTCGGGGTGGTGGGTGGCCACCAGCGACAGGATCATGGTGCGCAGGAACTCCGACTTACCCGAACCGGTGGTTCCGATCAGCATGCCGTGCGGGCCGGCACCGAACTCGGCGCCTTCCTTGATGTCCAGCGTCATCACCTCGCCGGACTTGAGCTCGTGCCCGAACGGGATCTTGAGCCGGTCCCGGTCGGTATCGGTGAACATCCGCCAGCGCGCCGGGGTCACCTCCTCGACCGACTTGGCACCCACCAGGTGGTGCCATTCCTTGGAGACTTTCTTCTGCACCCGGACGTTCTTGTCGATGATCGTCCCGGTGATCGACCAGCCGGCCAGCTTGCGGGCGATCCGGCCGGCCTGCGCCGGGGTCATCCGGTCGACGACCCGCGTCACCTCGCGGTAGTTCTGGTTCGGCAGCTTGTCGTCGGCGGTTCCGTCGGCATCGGCCCGAAGCCGGTACGCCGAACCCCGGTGATTACCCAGGGTGAGCACCGTGACGCCGGCCCGGCCGTCGACCGGGAAGCCGGCCTTGCCACCGGTCAGATCCACCACGATGACGTACGGACCGCCGGGTGCGGCGTCGGCGCTGTGCGGGCCGCGCGCGGTCAGATCACTCAGACCGTCGGGGCGCGTGTAGACCAGGCGGGTGGGGCCGGCCGCGTCGGTATCGGTCTGGTGCTGGACGTGCGGCAACCACTTGAGCCACGCCCACTTCGGATCTTCCGGGTTGTCGGTGAGCACCCGGATCTGCAGCAGGTCCGGCGGATGGAACACCGCCAGATGACAGACCATCGCGGTCAGCAGCCCCTCGGCCCCCGCCGCGTCGCCGCCCACGGCAATCGTCGGAAAGGTCCGCAGCTGAACAAGTTTCGGGCAATCGTGGATCAGGCCGTGGGTTCGCAGGAACTTCGTCACCCACATGTGGCTGACCGGCTCCAGGTGGGGCTGCGGCGCGCCCTGCGGACCGGCCAACTCGCCGCTGGTGTTCGGCTTGAGCAGCCGGTCCACCGCGATCTCGGCGCCGATGCCGATCCGGGTCGCGGCGTAGAAGTCGGAATTGGCCTGACGCGACCACTGCCGGTGAGTGCCGATGATCGACAACAAATCGTCGGGATGCGGTGCGTGGTAACCGAAGAAGGCCACCTGGGCCGACGCCGACGACGTCACACGGGTACGCAGCCCGGCCAGGTACCGCAGGTATTCCTTACGGTCGGCGTTGATCTCGGGAACCTTCTTGCCGCCGCCCCCGCCGCTGCCCATCATGCCGACGGTGCCCATGATCATCATCAACGGCATCATCAGCATGTACGGGGACAGCTGGCGCACGCCGGTGAAGATCATGATCGCGATCATGCCGAGCATGCAGCCACCCATGACCCAGGGCATGGCCTTCTGCATACCCGAGGGCGGGATATCGATCCCGAGGTCATCCGGTGGGGCAACATTGATCTCGCCCGGTGTCAGTCGCGGTCCCCGCTTGATCGTCGGGGTGAACTTCTTCGTCGTCATTGGCCTTGCTTGCTTTCCACTTTGCGCGGATTGGGGTCGGCAGGCAGCGTGTCGTGCTCAAGCAACGCCGCGTCCTTCGACAACACCGGGCCCTCCACCAGCAGCCCGACGACCTGCCACGGTGCATTCACCGCACCGGACAAGCCCAGATTCTTGGCGGCATCATCATTGGCGATGCCGTACCGCACTCCTTGCGGGTCGATGTAATAGAGGCTCTCGCCCACCCGCGGGTCCGGCGACTGCAGCCGCAGGAACTGGCCGCCTTCGATGTACACCGTTGCGTCACCGCCGATCTGGTCGATCCCGGTACCGACCGCCGACGACGGGATCGGCAGCCGACGACCGGCGATGACGGTGGTCTTGGGCGCCTGATCGCCGGGTTCACGCTGCCAGGCCCAGCACAACACCGGCGAGTCCTGACGCAGCAGCACCTCGAGCGGCTCGTCCGGCAACGGCGAGCCGTACACCCGCTCGGCGATCTTCGCGACCTGGCTGGCCTCCACCGACGGCGGCTTCATCAGACCGTAGGAGTTGGTGGCCCGCAGGGCCGCAGCCGTGGTGTTGTTGACGCGGGCCACCCCGTCCGGCAACACCACGTAATGCTGCGGATCGGATTCGGTGGCCGTCTGGAACACCGAACCGATCACCAGATTCTCCGGCAGCCCAACAGTATTGGGAGCGCCGGTGGCCGGAATGCCCGGCAGCTGCCAGGGCCCCCGGTTGGCCAGTGCGTTGAACAGCCCTTCCGAGACCGGCGTGGCCTTCGCGGTGACCGGGATGCCCACCGCGGAGCTCACCGCCCGGTCGGACAGGTCGATGCTGTGCCGGCCATCCGCGGTCACCAGCCAGTTGCCGCCCTCGAAGGACACCAGCATGCCCTGGTTGGGGCGCATCGGACCGACCGCGGAATCCATTGTCAGCGACCTGATCAGGATCGAGGATTCGACCTTGGGTGCCGAGCTGTCCGGCTTGGCCACGGTGTCGCACAGCGTCCACCGCGACGCGGGCACACCGGTCGGCGTGGCGTACGGCGCGCCGGGGATGCCGATCGGCTGCCCCTTGGGCAACCGATTGAGTTCCTCGGACTTCACCGCGGACGGGGTACCGGAGTTGCCGAGCGCCAACCGGGCCGAGGTCAGGTTGTACACCGGGCGCAACTGGCCGCTGCCCGGCAACATCACGTAGAGCTGATTGGTGGTGCGGTCCACCACCAGCTGGTCACTGCCCTGCTTGCCCAGCGGCTTGAAGTACGCCATCATCCCGGCGCCGAGGCAGATCAGCACCGAGACCACCACACCGGCGAATACCGCACGGCTGTAGAACTGCAACGGATCGTCGAACATTCGGGTGTCCCGACGCACGATCGCGTGCTCGACGCGGCGCAGCAGGAAGCGCCAGCCGCTGACCTGGACCTTGGTGGTGAGCCGGAAGCCTGCCACCTCTATTCGCCGACGTTCAGGCGGGAGTGCACCGCCGCGATCGCCGCCGACATGTCATCTCCGTTGACCTCACTGAGCTGCTCGACACCCAGACTTTCGAAGTCCAACGACCGGGACAGCCGCATGTCGCGGTTCTGCTCACCCGCCTCCACCAGCTGCCGGGCGTAGCGACCGTTGCCGGCGATGTCCAGCGCGGGCTTGTTGTTGAGCCTGCGCTGGCCCAATAGTGAGGCCGCCTCGTGAACACGCTTGCAGGCATCATCGTCGAGCCACGAATCATTCGACTTGGCAATGACTTTGGCGATCTCGACAATGTCGTCGGGCGAGTACGAGTCGAACTCGATGCGAGTGGCGAACCGGGAACGCAGGCCGTCGTTGGCCTCCAACAACCGGTCTATGTCATTGCTGTACCCGGCGATGATGACCACCAGACGGTCACGGTCGTTCTCCATCCGGGCCAGCAGGGTGTCCAGCGCCTCGGTGCCGAACGGGTCGGCACGGCCGTCGCGCTCCTGCACCAGGGTGTAGGCCTCGTCGATGAACAGCACGCCACCCAGGGCGCGGTCGATCGTCTTGGCCGTCTTCACCGCCGACTGGCCTTCGTACTCCGCGACGAAATCCTTACGCGAGGTTTCGATCAGCTTCGGTTCGGCGATCACCCCGAGGCCGGCCAGGATGTTGGCCACCACCCGCGCGATCGTCGTCTTACCCGTGCCGGGAGGGCCCGCGAAGATCATGTGCTTGGAGGTCTGTGCCACCTTCATGCCGCGGGCGGCGCGAATCCTGGCCATCTGGGTCGCGGCCCGGTAGGCCTCGATCTGCTCCTTGACCCGGCTCAGACCGATCTGCTTGTCCAGCTCGGCCTGTGCCTCGGCGAGCAGCTTGTCGCGCCCGGAGGTATCGGCCACCACGCTGGACGGATCCCACGGATCGGTGCGGGCCGCGATCTTCTCGGCCGTCGTGGTCTCCAGCCGATAGGCCGGATCTCGCAGTGCCGCAGTGACCTTGGGCTCGGGGAAGTTCGCCTGCAACCACTCCAGGAGAACCTGGGCGGACTCTTCGTTGCCCTGGGCGCGCCGAGCCATCGCCAGGAACCAGGCGATGGGCCGTGAGCAGGCGGCCGCGGCCGGCGTACCGTCCGCAGCGGTGAGGCGTCGGTCGGCTTCGGTGAACAACCCGAGGTTGGCCGCCGCCACCCCATGAGCCACACCGGCCGCGGCGGCCAGGAACTTGTCCGGCCACTGATCGGCGCCGCGTACCTGCTCGATCACGTCGGTCCAGCGCTGCCCCGCACCGTAGACCACCGCCTTGACCCAGGCCACCAGATGTTCGGACCCGCCCGCGGGGGCGTCTTCCAAGGCCTCCATCGCGTCGGCGTAGCTGCCCTCGTTCGCCTCCTGCACGGCGAAGCCCAGGGTGATCGCCAACGGCGAGTTGATCGGGTAGGAGATCTCCTTCCCGAAGATGCCGCCGATCGGGATCCGCGCCCCGACACTGTTCATCGAGATCTCGGCCGCGCCGGCCAACTGGCCGAAGTTCGAGCGCGAGTACCAGGCCCGGAACAACGTCACCCGGTCCGTGTCACCACACCGGATCCGACCCACCCACGCATCACAGGCGGTTTCGTCGTAATTGGTGATCTCGGTGAATATCTCGAGTGAGCGGGCCGGCGAGCCGGACAGCATGCCGACCGCGCTACCGAACATTCCAGCAAGGTGGTCAGCCATCGTCGCCTCCATAGCGGGTCGAAAAGACCTGGGCCCGAGCATCATCTGCTTGCTCCGGGGTAGGTAGATCCAGGTCGCGGGTGAGAAAGTCGCGGGTCGCCGCGTCGTCGTGTCCATGCTCCCGCATTCCCGCGAGCATGAACGAGTACTGGGCGGACTTGGCCTGTTGAGCAGCCAGGCCCGCGATCACCAGGATCTCCTCGGCCAGATCCCGTTCGGTCAGATTGGTGACATTCGGCGCCAACTCGATCTGATGCACCCGGCCATCCATGAACGCCGTCACCGTGACGGTTTCGGGCGGATTGGTGACGGTGAACAGCGGCAACGTGAGCTCTTCGTCTTCGCCGACGACCATGGCCTCGAACCCGTCGCCGGATACCGCATCGTCGGCGGGCACGAAGTCGTCGTACGTCCCGAGCGCATCGAGGCCCGCTGCGTTCGAATCGTCATCCGAGTCCGAGGAATCCAGCGCCGAGAGGCCGTCATAGTCGTCATCGTCGTCCGGAGAATGTGGCGGAAAGTCACCCACCGTGGCGGCCTCTTTCAGTACCCGTAGGAGCTGTCCGACTCAGATTTGTCGAACCACGAACCCGACGGTAGGAACTCGATCAAACCGTCCAAAGCCCGCTGCAGGTTGTCCTTGGTCCCGGTCAGGAAGCTGCCGTAGAGCTCCCCGTTCACCCGGCGCGGAATGGACACGATGCGTCCCTGCTTCGAGTCGAGCACACCCGCAGCCACGTCGACCTGAGCGGTGGTGCCGCCCGGATTCCGCTCGGACACCACGAGTTCCACCCAGCTCTCGGGCTCGGAGATGATGTTCGCGTAGACCCGGGCCGAGGTCGGCGGGATTCCGTAGCCGGTCAGCTCGTCAGCGGTCCTGCAATTGGCCAGGGTCGCCGCGACTCCGGTCAACGGCTCCACGCTGGCCGGTTGGCCTTCGCCGAGCACGGTCATCACCATGCCGGCCAGACCCACCTGCGCAGCCACCCGCTGCAACACCAGCATGTCGTTGTCGCGGGCGGCGACCACATGCCGACCACCCTTGCGGCACACCACGAATCGGATCATCTTGCCGCCGAGATCGCGGCGCCACCAGCGCCCCTCCAGGGTCCGCTCGGGCCGGCTCAGGGTGTCGAGCATCGCCGCCACCTCGGGGTGGGGGGTGCCGTACACATCCAGCACGCCCTGGGCCGTGAGGTCACGGGTCACCTGTTCCCACACGATGTTGCGCAGATCAGGCTGCGGAATGTTCAGCCGGATTCCCATCGAGGGCGGGAAATCGGTCAACCCCAGCCTGTCGGCGACCACCAGCATCCCGTCGATGGTCAGCTCGACCCCGACGACATCGTCGATCGCCTGAACATTCGCGTCGGCTCCATAAGGAGTAGTCATCGTCCGCGCCCCCGCTACCG encodes:
- a CDS encoding PE domain-containing protein, which encodes MQPMMHNPGAEGVAAQVIANAARGLAGGTTATAAVTALVPAGADEVSVIAAMAFASEGVEALAANSFAQEELTRAGAAYQEIAGIYNAVDAAQATTL
- the eccCb gene encoding type VII secretion protein EccCb — protein: MSTDAEPRVLREVVLGQLGTGEIRAYKMWLPPLTDPTPVNELIERDHQRHPLRFALGIMDEPRRHRQDIWGVDVSAAGGNIAIGGAPQTGKSTFLQTLMLSAAATHSPREVQFYCIDLGGGGLMYMEDLPHVGGVATRAEPDRVNRVVAEVKAVLRAREQVFKQYRVGSVSAYREMRQDPNNPAAQDPFGDVFLVIDGWPAFVADFPDLEPAVQDLAGQGLAYGVHVIISTPRWTELKSRVRDYLGTKIEFRLGDVNETQIDRITRDIPANRPGRAVSLEKHHLMIGVPRLDGVPSSANIVDAITAGVREVASRYTDQAPQVRVLPEKVYLHQLDPNPPGPDADYRTRWQVPLGVRESDLAVAYNQMNMTPHLLIFGAPKSGKTTIAQAVAKAICSRNSPDQVRFMLADYRSGLLDAVPDSHLLAAGAINRNSASLEESIKALASNLKKRLPPPDLTTAQLRARSWWSGPDIVLLVDDWHMIVAAAGMMSPMAPLGPLLPAAADIGLHVIVTCQMSLAHRATMDKFVGAAYGAGSPTLFLSGEKNDFPSREIIVKKRPPGQAFMVAPEGKEVIQAAYVDPPEE
- the eccCa gene encoding type VII secretion protein EccCa; this encodes MTTKKFTPTIKRGPRLTPGEINVAPPDDLGIDIPPSGMQKAMPWVMGGCMLGMIAIMIFTGVRQLSPYMLMMPLMMIMGTVGMMGSGGGGGKKVPEINADRKEYLRYLAGLRTRVTSSASAQVAFFGYHAPHPDDLLSIIGTHRQWSRQANSDFYAATRIGIGAEIAVDRLLKPNTSGELAGPQGAPQPHLEPVSHMWVTKFLRTHGLIHDCPKLVQLRTFPTIAVGGDAAGAEGLLTAMVCHLAVFHPPDLLQIRVLTDNPEDPKWAWLKWLPHVQHQTDTDAAGPTRLVYTRPDGLSDLTARGPHSADAAPGGPYVIVVDLTGGKAGFPVDGRAGVTVLTLGNHRGSAYRLRADADGTADDKLPNQNYREVTRVVDRMTPAQAGRIARKLAGWSITGTIIDKNVRVQKKVSKEWHHLVGAKSVEEVTPARWRMFTDTDRDRLKIPFGHELKSGEVMTLDIKEGAEFGAGPHGMLIGTTGSGKSEFLRTMILSLVATHHPDQINLLLTDFKGGSTFLGMEKLPHTAAVVTNMEEEAELVGRMGEVLTGELDRRQQILRQAGMQVGAAGALSGVAEYEKHRERGADLPPLPTLFVVVDEFAELLQNHPDFIALFDRICRVGRSLRVHLLLATQSLNTGGVRIDKLEPNLTYRIALRTTSSSESKAVIGTPEAQYITNKESGVGFLRVGMEDPVKFSTLYTGSNYVPEVEESADGEARPRSQRQARVRIHQFTTTPIFDTAVSS
- the eccB gene encoding type VII secretion protein EccB, whose product is MAGFRLTTKVQVSGWRFLLRRVEHAIVRRDTRMFDDPLQFYSRAVFAGVVVSVLICLGAGMMAYFKPLGKQGSDQLVVDRTTNQLYVMLPGSGQLRPVYNLTSARLALGNSGTPSAVKSEELNRLPKGQPIGIPGAPYATPTGVPASRWTLCDTVAKPDSSAPKVESSILIRSLTMDSAVGPMRPNQGMLVSFEGGNWLVTADGRHSIDLSDRAVSSAVGIPVTAKATPVSEGLFNALANRGPWQLPGIPATGAPNTVGLPENLVIGSVFQTATESDPQHYVVLPDGVARVNNTTAAALRATNSYGLMKPPSVEASQVAKIAERVYGSPLPDEPLEVLLRQDSPVLCWAWQREPGDQAPKTTVIAGRRLPIPSSAVGTGIDQIGGDATVYIEGGQFLRLQSPDPRVGESLYYIDPQGVRYGIANDDAAKNLGLSGAVNAPWQVVGLLVEGPVLSKDAALLEHDTLPADPNPRKVESKQGQ
- the eccA gene encoding type VII secretion AAA-ATPase EccA, whose protein sequence is MADHLAGMFGSAVGMLSGSPARSLEIFTEITNYDETACDAWVGRIRCGDTDRVTLFRAWYSRSNFGQLAGAAEISMNSVGARIPIGGIFGKEISYPINSPLAITLGFAVQEANEGSYADAMEALEDAPAGGSEHLVAWVKAVVYGAGQRWTDVIEQVRGADQWPDKFLAAAAGVAHGVAAANLGLFTEADRRLTAADGTPAAAACSRPIAWFLAMARRAQGNEESAQVLLEWLQANFPEPKVTAALRDPAYRLETTTAEKIAARTDPWDPSSVVADTSGRDKLLAEAQAELDKQIGLSRVKEQIEAYRAATQMARIRAARGMKVAQTSKHMIFAGPPGTGKTTIARVVANILAGLGVIAEPKLIETSRKDFVAEYEGQSAVKTAKTIDRALGGVLFIDEAYTLVQERDGRADPFGTEALDTLLARMENDRDRLVVIIAGYSNDIDRLLEANDGLRSRFATRIEFDSYSPDDIVEIAKVIAKSNDSWLDDDACKRVHEAASLLGQRRLNNKPALDIAGNGRYARQLVEAGEQNRDMRLSRSLDFESLGVEQLSEVNGDDMSAAIAAVHSRLNVGE
- a CDS encoding YbaB/EbfC family DNA-binding protein, with the translated sequence MGDFPPHSPDDDDDYDGLSALDSSDSDDDSNAAGLDALGTYDDFVPADDAVSGDGFEAMVVGEDEELTLPLFTVTNPPETVTVTAFMDGRVHQIELAPNVTNLTERDLAEEILVIAGLAAQQAKSAQYSFMLAGMREHGHDDAATRDFLTRDLDLPTPEQADDARAQVFSTRYGGDDG
- a CDS encoding ESX secretion-associated protein EspG, with the translated sequence MTTPYGADANVQAIDDVVGVELTIDGMLVVADRLGLTDFPPSMGIRLNIPQPDLRNIVWEQVTRDLTAQGVLDVYGTPHPEVAAMLDTLSRPERTLEGRWWRRDLGGKMIRFVVCRKGGRHVVAARDNDMLVLQRVAAQVGLAGMVMTVLGEGQPASVEPLTGVAATLANCRTADELTGYGIPPTSARVYANIISEPESWVELVVSERNPGGTTAQVDVAAGVLDSKQGRIVSIPRRVNGELYGSFLTGTKDNLQRALDGLIEFLPSGSWFDKSESDSSYGY